DNA sequence from the Pelecanus crispus isolate bPelCri1 chromosome 4, bPelCri1.pri, whole genome shotgun sequence genome:
AACCAACACCCCCGAGGGGGTCCGTATCCAGCCCCGCACCTCATTTCAGGGGAACCAACAACCCCAAGGGGGTCCTTATCCAGCCCTGCATCTCATTTTGGGGGAACCAGCACCCCCGAGGGGGTCCTTCCCCATCTCATTTCGGGGGAACCAACACCCCCGAGGGGTCCTTCCCCATCTCATTTCGGGGGAACCAACACCCCCGAGGGGGTCCGTATCCAGCCCTGCATCTCATTTCAGGGGAACCAACACCCCCAAGGGGGTCCTTCCCCATCTCATTTCAGGGGGACCAACACCCCTGACCCTCCCAGCACAGTTTTGCCGTGAACGGTGTCCCTCAGAGCCGGAGCCGGATGGGGAGAGCGTTGGTTTGGGGTCCTGCAGTGGAGTTCCCGGTGCGGGTTTTGCAGAGGGTTGGTGGTGTGGCGAGATATCTCAACACAGATCCCCACATCCGTCTTCTCAAACATGAGCTTGTGCTTACAGCTCTTTAAGGAGCAGGGCATTAGCTCAAAAACTGTGAGGaggtagaattaaaaaaaaaaaaaaccacaccacaaaTTTTCATGCCTTTGCGTATGTGCGTGGCACTACGGCTAGGGACGAAGTCCTCCCTCAGTGAATCCTTTTCCAGCTGACTGAGGAGAAAGGATCCTAAATCCTGAGAATGAGAGACCCTGTCCAAGAGCAAGCAGCCTCAAAGCCCTGACAGCCTAGCTGGGTGGGATGGGATATACGTGACTTCAAAAAAATCGAGCTGCCAAACAGGACAGTATCTTTGTCATCTCAAAACTTGACATACATTCTTCCGTCTTGCAGGTACCCAGAAAATATTACGCCAGAGACTGAAGAGGTGGAGCCCAAACCCATGGTCATTGGCACCAACAATGTTTTTGAAGTTGGGTGTTGTATCCTTGCCGCGCGGCGAGGCGGACCGTCCGATGTGCCGCGCTTTCGGGTCGCTACAAGGGGAAGCATGCGTGGGCTCTGGCGGGGTTGAAACAGCCCAGGGCTATTTAAGGTGTGGGGTGTTGGTTTGAAAATGGCGTCGGGGTTTATCTTTTGAAACAAGAGCAAAATATTTGACAATTTTCTTTAACGCGGACCCGTAGATTCCCAAGCAATGAAGGTGGGAGATAACAATGTCATCGAATCCAAAGGTAAGTCTCGGTTTATCGTCTTGGCCCTTGTGAGATTTTGCTCTTGTAGACGCCAGGAACCGCAGAGGATCGCACGGTGTTGTCTGGCTGTTGCTGTGGCGCCGAGCAGCCTGCGATGTTGATGTTTGGTGGTGCGGGGTTTAACCGCAGCGTGGGCACGACTCTCATGGGGATTCCTCTCTCTCTGGCAGCGTTTGTCGGCAGGAACGTGATCCTGACAAGCGGCTGCATCATCGGGGCCTGCTGTAACGTCAACACCTACGAGGTGATCCCCGAAAACACCGTCATCTACGGGGCCGACTGCCTCCGCCGCGTCCAGACCGAGCGGCCGCAGGTGGGTGCGACGCACGGGTGACACCGCACCGTCACCTTCCCGTCCTCCGCAGGCCACTTCTGACCTCCCCCTGCCTCTGTTTCCAGCCCCAGACGCTGCAGCTAGATTTCCTGATGAAGATCTTGCCAAACTACCATCACCTGAAGAAGACCACCAAGGCCACGTCCACTCCCGTCAAGAGCTGAGCGCTTTCTGCCCGCCGTGGTGGCCGACCGGGGGTTTCGTCTGGTCCGGTGAAGCACTACGCACGGCCCCGGAAGGCGGCCGGTCTCCGTGTCCCTCGttccatctttttaaaaaaaaaaaaaaaaaaaaaccgtcTTGCTTATTTGTGTTAATTTATATTCCGCCAAGCATCTCGGGCTGGCTTTGGATCCGTTCTCTCTCATGCACTAACTCTGTTGCATGCCCTTTGTTTTGGGAATAAAATGACACCTGCTTTTCTGTCCAGCGGGGATGGTGCTCCTTTTTTGGGTCAGGTAACGCCACAGGGGTGCCGTACCCTGCTCCTACCGGGACTGGCATCGCCTCGGAGCCGGTGTCCCTGGGGCCATCCCTTGGGCTCCAGATCCTTCCCCAATTTGCCGGCAGAGGGAGATGGGCCCACGCCCGGGGAGAGCCGGGCTCCTCGGAAGGAGGGGTGCCCTGGCCCCACACCCCCAAATCCATGCGGATTGTGGGGTGGGAAAGGCTCCAGGGCCGGTGCTGCCCTCTCTCCCTGGCCCCCAAAGGCTGCCTCCTGCTCGGCTTCCCTCCCAGAGCATCCGGAGCGGAGCCGAAGCTCCTCCGCTCGTCAGCCGTCCTGGTGAGCTTCGGACATGTCCGCGCTTCCCAGCCGGCCCCTGAGATTCCCCAGGGATGTTGTTCGCAACTTCCCCTTCTATCCTAGTACAACACAGCCCGACGGTTTGGTCTCGGCGCGGAAGGAAATTGCTGTCGGAGCAGAAATTCCTgtaggaaagagggagagagagcaTCAGCGACCGCCTGCGGAGAAACGCCAAGTaccagctgggctgcagggcgTGGGGTTTTTGATTtgggacaggggcagggggttGGGGTGGGACAGGCCAAGGCACAAAAACGGTGCAGCGCCCACCGGAGCCGATGGGATTTTTCTCCCCGCAACAGAACGCGGggatactaaaaataaaaaaacccaccgtTTTGTGGCTTTGCGATTCCAACCCGGGGTCTGGCGCTGCTGGGAAactgcagctcttccccaaaGCCGAGTCCAAATAAGGGCTGCGAATATTgtcccggccgccgccgcctcgccaGCCCACCCGAGCAACCCCAGCCAAAACATTTTGCGGAGATGCCCACGGAGGGGGAAAACAATGGGAGAGGAAACAACGTCTCTCCAActttccccccccgccgccgatGAAAGATAAGGCAATCTTTTGCTGGGAATTTACCCCAAAAGCAAAAGGCTCCAGCAGATTTGGGTAACTAGATGGGTCCCTGCGCTTTAGATTCCCTCTCGGGGCCACCTGCCCTTGTAGCCAGACGCTTCCCGCTCCCCCCCGAAATCCAGCTGGCACGGCTCGGTTCCATCTCCCTCCCAGCACGAGAGGTTCTGCTCTGTAAATCACCGCTGCGGGGAGGCTGGAAACCCTCTGCTCCAAGCCGCTGGCAGGGCTGAGTCCGTCGGGGCAGCCGGCA
Encoded proteins:
- the DCTN6 gene encoding dynactin subunit 6: MAEKVQKSVKIAPGAVVCVESEIRGDVTIGPRTVIHPKARIIAEAGPIVIGEGNLIEEQALIINGYPENITPETEEVEPKPMVIGTNNVFEVGCYSQAMKVGDNNVIESKAFVGRNVILTSGCIIGACCNVNTYEVIPENTVIYGADCLRRVQTERPQPQTLQLDFLMKILPNYHHLKKTTKATSTPVKS